A genomic window from Oreochromis niloticus isolate F11D_XX unplaced genomic scaffold, O_niloticus_UMD_NMBU tig00001025_pilon, whole genome shotgun sequence includes:
- the LOC109199986 gene encoding uncharacterized protein LOC109199986, producing the protein MDPEILLRFLCTFLIIDELKKLCRHRHRRHLLHSRFIRENHIQTRPLYCRINQSVPVLDHFFSQEDPRPDFRLSRESLAVLLNLLNQDRRHGWGATIEILVFLFWLASGASYRVVSRVFGMPRSTVHYIVHRVTKEVLAIRYQVIHLPTTPENLEVVSRGFAGLARHRAFMKAAVCDHRGRLVLRHSPLYSQSVYPPPGHFILADGGYPCLQHPLPLITPYKRPVQGVGAQRFNSHHSRARSIIERAFGMMKNRFRAIFLQALEVHHTYVPHQSQFPQLSLQSSKPFWTHWETSSLLPL; encoded by the exons ATGGACCCCGAAATCTTGCTCCGttttttatgtacatttttaattatcGACGAGCTAAAAAAACTGTGTCGCCATCGTCATCGCCGGCATCTTTTGCACTCCAGGTTCATCAGAGAaaatcatatccag ACAAGGCCATTGTACTGCAGGATTAACCAAAGTGTACCAGTCCTGGACCATTTTTTTAGCCAGGAGGATCCAAGGCCTGATTTTCGGCTAAGCAGGgagtctctggcagtgttgctaAATCTCCTGAACCAGGATCGGCGGCATGGATGGGGTGCCACAATTGAGATCCTGGTGTTTCTTTTCTGGTTGGCAAGTGGAGCATCCTACAGGGTGGTCTCAAGAGTGTTTGGGATGCCTCGTTCTACTGTCCACTACATCGTCCACCGAGTCACAAAAGAGGTGTTGGCCATTCGCTACCAGGTCATCCACCTTCCAACAACCCCAGAGAACCTGGAGGTAGTGTCCCgtgggtttgcagggctggcaCGCCACAGAGCCTTTATGAAAGCG GCTGTTTGTGACCATCGGGGCCGCTT GGTGCTCCGCCACAGCCCACTGTACAGTCAGTCAGTCTACCCTCCTCCAGGGCATTTCATCCTCGCAGATGGAGGGTACccatgcctccagcatccactcCCCCTCATCACACCCTACAAGAGGCCAGTCCAAGGTGTGGGAGCCCAGCGCTTTAACAGCCATCATTCCAGGGCACGCTCCATAATAGAGCGTGCTTTTGGGATGATGAAGAACCGGTTCAGGGCCATCTTCCTGCAAGCGCTGGAGGTGCACCACACCTATGTACCTCAT cagtCTCAGTTCCCCCAGCTTTCACTGCAATCCTCAAAGCCCTTCTGGACACATTGGGAAACCTCTTCCTTGCTGCCACTAtaa